The following coding sequences are from one Macaca mulatta isolate MMU2019108-1 chromosome 7, T2T-MMU8v2.0, whole genome shotgun sequence window:
- the BMP4 gene encoding bone morphogenetic protein 4 isoform X2: MREGRGGGREGRSAEPGPEARSHSVVPSRATHCCSFPEPFQQVCSRLAVKNHGLLLYALFSVILLGGASHASLIPETGKKKVAEIQGHAGGRRSGQSHELLRDFEATLLQMFGLRRRPQPSKSAVIPDYMRDLYRLQSGEEEEEQIHSAGLEYPERPASRANTVRSFHHEEHLENIPGTSENSAFRFLFNLSSIPENEVISSAELRLFREQVDQGPDWERGFHRINIYEVMKPPAEVVPGHLITRLLDTRLVHHNVTRWETFDVSPAVLRWTREKQPNYGLAIEVTHLHQTRTHQGQHVRISRSLPQGSGNWAQLRPLLVTFGHDGRGHALTRRRRAKRSPKHHPQRARKKNKNCRRHSLYVDFSDVGWNDWIVAPPGYQAFYCHGDCPFPLADHLNSTNHAIVQTLVNSVNSSIPKACCVPTELSAISMLYLDEYDKVVLKNYQEMVVEGCGCR; this comes from the exons atgcgagaaggcagaggaggagggagggagggaaggagcgcGGAGCCCGGCCCGGAAGCTAG GAGCCATTCTGTAGTGCCATCCCGAGCAACGCACTGCTGCAGCTTCCCTGAGCCTTTCCAGCAAGTTTGTTCAAGATTGGCTGTCAAGAATCATGGACTGTTATTATATGCCTTGTTTTCTGTCA TCCTGCTAGGAGGCGCGAGCCATGCTAGTTTGATACCTGAGACGGGGAAGAAAAAAGTCGCCGAGATTCAGGGCCACGCGGGAGGACGCCGCTCAGGGCAGAGCCATGAGCTCCTGCGGGACTTCGAGGCGACACTTCTGCAGATGTTCGGGCTGCGCCGCCGCCCGCAGCCTAGCAAGAGTGCCGTCATTCCGGATTACATGCGGGATCTTTACCGGCTTCagtctggggaggaggaggaagagcagatCCACAGCGCTGGTCTGGAGTATCCTGAGCGCCCGGCCAGCCGGGCTAACACCGTGAGGAGCTTCCACCACGAAG AACATCTGGAGAACATCCCAGGGACCAGTGAAAACTCTGCTTTTCGTTTCCTCTTTAACCTCAGCAGCATCCCAGAGAACGAGGTGATCTCCTCTGCAGAGCTTCGGCTCTTCCGGGAGCAGGTGGACCAGGGCCCTGATTGGGAACGGGGCTTCCACCGTATAAACATTTATGAGGTTATGAAGCCCCCAGCAGAAGTGGTGCCTGGGCACCTCATCACACGACTACTGGACACGAGACTGGTCCACCACAATGTGACACGGTGGGAAACTTTTGATGTGAGCCCTGCGGTCCTTCGCTGGACCCGGGAGAAGCAGCCAAACTATGGGCTGGCCATTGAGGTGACTCACCTCCATCAGACTCGGACCCACCAGGGCCAGCATGTCAGGATTAGCCGATCGTTACCTCAAGGGAGTGGGAATTGGGCCCAGCTCCGGCCCCTCCTGGTCACCTTTGGCCATGATGGCCGGGGCCATGCCTTGACCCGACGCCGGAGGGCCAAGCGTAGTCCTAAGCATCACCCACAGCGGGCCCGGAAGAAGAATAAGAACTGCCGGCGCCACTCGCTCTATGTGGACTTCAGCGATGTGGGCTGGAATGACTGGATTGTGGCCCCACCAGGCTACCAGGCCTTCTACTGCCATGGGGACTGCCCCTTTCCACTGGCTGACCACCTCAACTCAACCAACCATGCCATTGTGCAGACCCTGGTCAATTCTGTCAATTCCAGTATCCCCAAAGCCTGTTGTGTGCCCACTGAACTGAGTGCCATCTCCATGCTGTACCTGGATGAGTATGATAAAGTGGTACTGAAAAATTATCAGGAGATGGTAGTAGAGGGATGTGGGTGCCGCTGA
- the BMP4 gene encoding bone morphogenetic protein 4 isoform X1 codes for MIPGNRMLMVVLLCQVLLGGASHASLIPETGKKKVAEIQGHAGGRRSGQSHELLRDFEATLLQMFGLRRRPQPSKSAVIPDYMRDLYRLQSGEEEEEQIHSAGLEYPERPASRANTVRSFHHEEHLENIPGTSENSAFRFLFNLSSIPENEVISSAELRLFREQVDQGPDWERGFHRINIYEVMKPPAEVVPGHLITRLLDTRLVHHNVTRWETFDVSPAVLRWTREKQPNYGLAIEVTHLHQTRTHQGQHVRISRSLPQGSGNWAQLRPLLVTFGHDGRGHALTRRRRAKRSPKHHPQRARKKNKNCRRHSLYVDFSDVGWNDWIVAPPGYQAFYCHGDCPFPLADHLNSTNHAIVQTLVNSVNSSIPKACCVPTELSAISMLYLDEYDKVVLKNYQEMVVEGCGCR; via the exons ATGATTCCTGGTAACCGAATGCTGATGGTCGTTTTATTATGCCAAGTCCTGCTAGGAGGCGCGAGCCATGCTAGTTTGATACCTGAGACGGGGAAGAAAAAAGTCGCCGAGATTCAGGGCCACGCGGGAGGACGCCGCTCAGGGCAGAGCCATGAGCTCCTGCGGGACTTCGAGGCGACACTTCTGCAGATGTTCGGGCTGCGCCGCCGCCCGCAGCCTAGCAAGAGTGCCGTCATTCCGGATTACATGCGGGATCTTTACCGGCTTCagtctggggaggaggaggaagagcagatCCACAGCGCTGGTCTGGAGTATCCTGAGCGCCCGGCCAGCCGGGCTAACACCGTGAGGAGCTTCCACCACGAAG AACATCTGGAGAACATCCCAGGGACCAGTGAAAACTCTGCTTTTCGTTTCCTCTTTAACCTCAGCAGCATCCCAGAGAACGAGGTGATCTCCTCTGCAGAGCTTCGGCTCTTCCGGGAGCAGGTGGACCAGGGCCCTGATTGGGAACGGGGCTTCCACCGTATAAACATTTATGAGGTTATGAAGCCCCCAGCAGAAGTGGTGCCTGGGCACCTCATCACACGACTACTGGACACGAGACTGGTCCACCACAATGTGACACGGTGGGAAACTTTTGATGTGAGCCCTGCGGTCCTTCGCTGGACCCGGGAGAAGCAGCCAAACTATGGGCTGGCCATTGAGGTGACTCACCTCCATCAGACTCGGACCCACCAGGGCCAGCATGTCAGGATTAGCCGATCGTTACCTCAAGGGAGTGGGAATTGGGCCCAGCTCCGGCCCCTCCTGGTCACCTTTGGCCATGATGGCCGGGGCCATGCCTTGACCCGACGCCGGAGGGCCAAGCGTAGTCCTAAGCATCACCCACAGCGGGCCCGGAAGAAGAATAAGAACTGCCGGCGCCACTCGCTCTATGTGGACTTCAGCGATGTGGGCTGGAATGACTGGATTGTGGCCCCACCAGGCTACCAGGCCTTCTACTGCCATGGGGACTGCCCCTTTCCACTGGCTGACCACCTCAACTCAACCAACCATGCCATTGTGCAGACCCTGGTCAATTCTGTCAATTCCAGTATCCCCAAAGCCTGTTGTGTGCCCACTGAACTGAGTGCCATCTCCATGCTGTACCTGGATGAGTATGATAAAGTGGTACTGAAAAATTATCAGGAGATGGTAGTAGAGGGATGTGGGTGCCGCTGA